A stretch of the Nicotiana tabacum cultivar K326 chromosome 6, ASM71507v2, whole genome shotgun sequence genome encodes the following:
- the LOC107825653 gene encoding uncharacterized protein LOC107825653 → MEPPAVKSPLNYPAKCFSYSPAIMLTNRGQMLLRRRKLNYVRTASLALKFPAVIKECENCEAIDASERKKKEWIHFVGVGGCGLSALAMLALKQGYEVSGSDIMWNKAMDALREAGARVYTGHSELSLRKHNGSMPDALVVSSAICEDNVEILYAESVGVPVYERGAWLGRITESYNLIAVSGSHGKSTTASMLAYVLNAMGNDLTAVIGAWVPQLAERNIICGTGGNFVLEADEYDCCFLGVTPRIAVVTNIDWEHVDIFQDEEAVKTIFRKFIGQIKVGGHLILCGDSLGACSLVNKMDSDSDPSSILRNDAFQISTYGISSCNDWHPLSISPNCCGGSDYKLFHKRHHIADISLQIPGVHNVLNSLAVIATIHALFADQKKFLSSMAYLKLHMQIFRGVSRRFEKIGTVRGCHIYDDYAHHPTEIQAVLQAARQIFPFQELIVIFQPHTYSRLAALKDDFATAFTNANRVVITEIYAARERNLWKISGRDLAMSIVGPPSEFIPTLIQVLEKLVDQISKDPDHETVILTLGAGDITSVGHKLLPELQQRLL, encoded by the exons ATGGAACCGCCGGCGGTAAAATCACCGTTGAATTACCCGGCAAAATGTTTCAGTTATTCTCCAGCTATTATGCTCACAAATCGCGGCCAAATGCTTCTTCGGCGTCGCAAATTAAATTATGTTCGAACAGCTTCCCTTGCTTTGAAATTCCCTGCAGTGATCAAGGAATGCGAAAATTGTGAAGCGATTGATGCAAGCGAGCGGAAAAAGAAGGAGTGGATACACTTTGTCGGAGTCGGAGGTTGTGGTTTGTCCGCTCTCGCCATGCTTGCTCTAAAACaa GGTTACGAGGTCAGCGGTTCTGATATAATGTGGAATAAAGCCATGGACGCATTGCGAGAAGCCGGTGCCCGAGTGTATACAGGCCATTCTGAGCTTAGTTTGAGAAAGCATAACGGTTCGATGCCTGATGCCCTTGTTGTGTCGAGCGCGATTTGTGAAGACAATGTCGAGATTTTATATGCCGAGTCTGTTGGAGTACCTGT GTACGAGCGAGGAGCTTGGTTGGGCAGGATCACTGAAAGCTACAACCTCATTGCTGTCAGTGGGAGCCATG GGAAGAGTACCACAGCTAGTATGCTTGCTTATGTCTTAAATGCAATGGGCAATGATCTTACAGCTGTAATTGGGGCTTGGGTGCCACAG CTTGCTGAAAGAAACATCATCTGTGGAACTGGTGGCAACTTTGTATTGGAG GCTGATGAGTATGACTGTTGCTTCCTTGGAGTAACACCTCGGATAGCTGTGGTAACAAATATAGATTGGGAGCATGTAGACATTTTCCAAGATGAG GAAGCAGTTAAAACTATTTTCCGGAAGTTCATAGGGCAGATAAAGGTCGGAGGACATTTAATTTTATGCGGTGATAG TCTAGGTGCATGCTCTTTGGTCAACAAAATGGACTCAGACTCTGATCCTAGTTCAATTCTTCGGAATGATGCATTCCAGATTTCAACTTATGGAATTTCTAGTTGTAACGATTGGCATCCCTTATCAATATCCCCAAACTGTTGTGGAGGTAGTGACTATAAGCTG TTTCACAAGCGACATCATATTGCGGACATCAGCCTACAGATTCCTGGAGTCCACAATGTTCTTAATTCATTAGCA GTCATTGCAACTATCCATGCTCTTTTTGCGGATCAGAAAAAATTTCTTAGTTCCATGGCTTATTTGAAGCTTCACATGCAAATATTTAGAGGTGTTTCCAGACGTTTTGAGAAGATAGGTACTGTACGCGGGTGCCATATTTATGATGACTACGCTCACCATCCCACCGAGATTCAAGCTGTTCTTCAGGCAGCACGCCAGATATTTCCATTTCAAGAACTTATAGTAATATTTCAGCCTCATACTTACAG TCGCCTAGCAGCATTGAAAGATGACTTTGCTACTGCATTCACTAATGCGAATAGGGTTGTGATTACAGAG ATTTATGCAGCTAGAGAAAGAAATCTTTGGAAGATCAGTGGAAGGGATCTTGCAATGTCTATAGTTGGCCCACCATCTGAGTTTATCCCTACCCTG ATACAAGTGCTGGAAAAGCTGGTTGATCAGATATCCAAGGATCCCGATCATGAAACTGTTATCTTGACTTTAGGAGCAG GAGACATAACTTCGGTGGGTCATAAACTACTACCTGAATTGCAGCAGAGATTGCTATAA